Genomic segment of Drosophila simulans strain w501 chromosome 2R, Prin_Dsim_3.1, whole genome shotgun sequence:
CTTGTTCACCACTGCTGAAGATAGTGGCAATGAGCAGGATGAGACCGATCGGGAGCAGCGAAAAAGTGACTAGCACTCCCACATTGAAGCTGGTGATCATTACTCTCCGGGTGCAGCTGTTACCGGCAGATCCCCAGCGGAGGAGGCTCCTGTTAAAGGCACTCGTGTGCCAGTGGAGGCTCATGAAATTTATACTCAGTCCGGTGTTCTTGAGGAAGGCATCGTACGGGTAGTGCATGCAACTCTAAGGGATTACTTTAGTATCTGGACGTAGTTTGGCTGAATATACTACACCTTGAAGAAGCGGTCGAAAAAGTAAAGAACGCCATAAAGCGATGCCAGCACTATGAAGAACACCAAGGGATCCATGGCTGGTGAGGTCTCAAGATGTCATTGGTTGGTTGGGATTAGGATGGTGATGCGGATTCTACGGTAGGGAGTCCTCCGGTTGTTGGACGCCACTTGCGGATGCTAGTAGTCCCTTCCGGCCGGGAATCCTTCCCGAAATCGTACTCCTTCGGTCCCGACTCCTTATACTAGCAATGCTGTGTAGTCCGGACCAGAAATCTGCATTAATCACGTCTGGGAATCTTGTGCGCAAATTAACCTGCgtaaaaaatcgaaatactAAAAGCTAATCGCAATCGATTGCAGAACTTATCGGTGGCCGCTGGATTTATCAATAATACCGATAAGCAAGCTTATGTGGGCGCGAAAGTCTTGAACATTTTTAACTATTCAATGTCAAACAAAGAAAACtgttccaaaaacaaaaatacaaatttttaataaaaaagtgATATATAAAGTACtgaataaaaattcaaattacaTAGTGTTAATTGACATAAAATACATCAAACACATGAGCGAACAGGAGTTCTCATATAAGAGACTTTTGCCGACTTGCAGGGTGATCGTCTCCATTATGGCCTGCGTATCCTGTATATCGGGCGTGGCTGCCGGCTACCTTTTTATGACCAGCTTGTCAGGCGTCTCTGAGGCGGTAAAGATTGTGTGGACCACCGGATCGGCTCTCTATGCATTATCCTCGCTCCTGTTGATTATTGCAGTTTGGAAGGTAAACCGCATGCCCAATCAGTTGAGGAAATATTCTTAAGAATCCTTTAATTTCGCAGTTCATTAAATGGCTGGCCTATCCATACATGTGCATGCTGCTCATGGCCATTGCCGTCTACACGATGATCCTGCAGTGGTTACTCAAGAACCTACCGGCTGCCGTTTTCTCATCCGTGGCCATCAGCTTTATATTCCTTGGAGTGGCGTTGAACATGACCAAAAACCTGGAAGAACTACGCACATCTCTATAAAGCAATGCAAAGTTTACACGTTTGGTTTtccatttatattaaaaatttgccGTGCCGTAATCGCTtgacacatatgtatatacaaaaaaattaaaaagcaacgAATACCTACTTGGATTAATATAGGAAAATAATAGGTATATgcattgaaaaatgtatataaagaCTTTGTTAAACTAATATTGAGCCTcctagaaaataaaatttgtgtgTCTTTAATTCGTAAATCAATTCGTAATTCATTCATCAGCTGTTTTCAGAAATAAAAGTAGGTGGTTCTGGCAACAGGCGGCCAAAAGAGCctagcaaaacaaaacggaTGAAAAGCAATGGAAATGAAGAGAGGACCTCTTACtcttgttttccctttttccaaACCGAAACTCACCACCACCAAGTTCACCTTAACTGAGTTGGGTTTTTAATGGACCTCCAGAGGACATGAGTCTCATCAGTTTAGTCGTGAgcttgagcagcagcagaacagTCGCATCCGCCGAAAAGGGCAACAAGCGAAGAGTCCtcacgaaaaataaaaaggcttTTGCAAAGGGTTTTCCCACTCAGAGAAAGTGTTCAACAGCTTAAGGCAAAGTTAGGGCGTATTTTCAACCGACTTAGCTCACTGAAAGGATCCAATTCGTTCGCGAGATTGAGTAAGCTGAGAACAAAGGACTTCAGCTGGAATCTCGCCCCATATCGATTTGTTCCAAAAACTGCATATTCGCCAGCAAGTGAGTGAGAGAGTGCGCTTGTGCTGAAAACGGATACGGAAGGGGGCGACAAggaagcggaagcggaaacagCTGCTGCATAAACAAGAGTAACAGGGGATACTGTGTGTCACATCAACGCATCATGACGCCAGAGCAGCAAGGATATTGCCCCTAGGAAAACCCATACAAGTTCCTCAAGGAAGCCCTCAAGGAAAAGCGAACGCAAATCACAATCGATTCGGAGGACAAACCATCAAGACGAACCCGCAAAGGATTCAGTGCCAAAGGAGCCGTTCcggcagaagcagcagaagcaggagaGTATCCAATTTGGGCCAACCGGTGAAGGCCCGCGAACGTCAGCTCTTCAGGACTTTAAGGACCCAAAGCAGAGGCAACCCAATGCATTTGGgtgcacaacaacaacgccccaagcaacaacaacaacagcgcgAGCAACAAGAGAAACATCAAAGGCGTTTCACGTTCAGTAAAGGACGGCAATGTCGTCCCTACAGCGTGACTGGCATTTACAGGTGAGTAGTACTACACAGCATCCCTTTATCCTTACTTCGGGAAGGTCAGGAACCATCCCCCTTGATTCCTCCTCGCTGCCTTTTCTGGGGAGTGGGCCAATGGCAATCGTATTGAGGTAGCTGGGGTTTGGGTTTCCCTGGTGAGCATGCGCACTGGGCCAGAGTGTGTTTTACGAGTACGTAAACATTGCAAGCGACACGAGAATGGGTCAACGTCACAAGTTGCATCCATCTTAGTCGATTTAGAAGAACGGGgacaagaaaataaacaatgcatGCCCCCGACTGCTGATGGAATGCAGTTTGGAGGGATTACATTCACACATCCTGACCTGCAAGACCAAAAACCCAAAGTCAAAGTTCAGTCGTGGCATGGTGTTGACCTCTCATGACACCTATTAAATCGCATAGTTGTGTTCCTttctgcaaatgaaaattaactttttattatgcataattatttACAACCGTTGATTTTGTAAACATGTAAGATGAGTTTTGTGCCaaatctttaatatttaagtacgTGTTTACACTAGCATATGGAAGTACAGCTAAAGCATCATACTTAAGCATCAATGTCCTGCTGATTGGGTGAACTAATTGGCCTAGGCCTGTGCAACCTAATAGCGGTTATTACAGAGGGTTAGCAATTACTGCTGGCTCAACAAGTTGTGCGTCAAGTCATCCCCACTAGATTCCCTCCCCGACTAGATTCCACCCTCGACCAGCCGACTTGAGGCCACCCCTTTCACCTTGACCGCTTATCGTTCAGGCCCACACACGAGCGCCAACTAACTTGGCCCGGGGGAAGGTTCTTCCGTTTCATTAAGCGCTGGCAAAGGCCTTGAAATGttgggaaattgaaaacaacCAGCGATTGCAGAGCTGCCCCAGCGAAAGCTTCCTGACAGCTTAAGCCGGATTCCAGCTGACAGCAGAGGGTGGTCTTGGGGGTCTTGGCGTCCAGGATATCGTATACCATCGCATGCCACGGCGACTTGGGCCTTTGACATTCGACAAGGTCACTGGCTCTAGGATGCTGTGACTCATGCTCTTGAGGGGGAGTTGCCAAATGCCAAGAGTTGGCCAACGCTCATTAGTCGTGTCAGATGTGTGACTCCATATTGCACTCGTTCAAGAATATTGCATGTCTTCTATTTGGCTTATTTCTACCATCAATATGGTTGGCAGTTCATAAGCGGCATGAAAGTCGACAAATGCCATGCCACgtaaacaaaagacaaaattattaaatttactttCAAAGTtagaattatatttaatatgtaatTGCCTAtccaattataataatttgcTTGGCTTTATTAAGCATAAGTGatgttatttgttatatataccatgcaatatttattcgttataataattattgatTATTTGCTCATTAGAACTGACATACTTAGAAAGGTTACTTaagtaaaagcaaataaaaaggtTGAATAGAGCGCTTCACCTGTTATATTGCGCATAGGTTTAACCAGCGATGGGCACCAATCCTTCTTTCTAATGGGCACACGCGTCGCATACTTGATATTTGATGCCTTGCAGTGTAtcatattacgtatacgtacgtCATTGGAAATACCAAGAAATAGGTGGGAGCGGGCCAACTAAGTGCGAAATAAGAAGCTATTAGGAAATGAGTTATTACGAACTGTTGGTTATAACAATAAGATTGCTTAAAGGATTCAGGCGTTTAAAACTAGTAAGGAAATCGTTCCTTAATAtgatttacaaatattaacatacatttttaaatgtatatatttatatgtatagttgAGCTGTTGGCATAGCTGCAAACCCAATAATACCTTAGATCAACTTACCGAATTTCGTTTTTGACTGCTTTCCAATTGTGTCCTTTCTACGAGGGCTTGGCAAAGATTGGCGTCTTATCAGCACGGGTATTTCCTGGCATTAGCCTTCGGTTCGAACATTGCATCGTCCTTGGATTGGAGCAAACACCCACCACTCCTGCTTTGGGGCCAATCGAACCCCCCATCAATTTCCGGCAACAAAGAcagaaactaaaaaaaaaggactgAAAGGCAACCGCATGCCAGACCAGCCCCACCTCGCTCTTGACCCTGAGTCGACGGAAAATGGAGGTTTCGTGGGAGGAAGTGGCAGCGGATCCCGCagacaaatggaaaattcccAGACGTCATGCCAGCCCGCAAGGCACAGCATGCACCTGCAGCCTGGCATCGATTTAACAAAGTACATATAACAAGAAAATCCGCTCGGTCCGCGGGTAATTACATAGCCCAGCGGAGCGGGAATCGGGGAAGAACTGGATGTTAActcaattaaacaaaacgtATTGCATACATTAGGGCGCTGCAGCGATGTCGTCTATAAGGCGGCAGATCGCGTGCGCTCCTCGCATTTCGTTTAGCAATGCAAATTGGGCTAAGTTGTTGCTTCCTTGACCCGCCTCCAGTCGATTTGTCAACAGCGCCGGATTTCTGACGGGTTAACCCATTTTTGAATGCTACGGCGGAGGCGGAATTTCGGATGCACGCCAATTTGGGACATTAACTTTTGATGTTGAGTGCCTGATAAGTAGTTTCGCAATTAAATTGGCCCATTAGCTTGGGTTGCATACTTTGTTAActtgttatttaattgttatttaaaaaaaacatccCACTAGGAAACTCCATAtcttatacatatgtacttaacTTAATagattaatattaaatattgcaCTGTATAACCAAAATGCTTaacatatttaatgttttatgaTACAAAAATACTATTTATGTTTTTCGCAGGGTTCCCGGGGATCGGTTTACTGCGCGAGTGAACCGGACCCAACTGGTGGAGTCCAGTACGAGTCGGGAGGGCGCCTTCTCCACACGAAGACGGCTGAGGGCTCCGGCGGAGGGGCGGGCGTGGACGGGTCCGGTGGCGGAGTCGGCCTCGAATGCGGCTCCCTGTTCTCGGTGGTATCAGCGCCGCCGGCTCCACTGCCCGACATCGTTGTGCCCACCGAGCTGGATGGCAAGCACATGGAGTCCGCCGCCTTCCGCTCCGGATGCTGTTCACCCAACGCCTCGCCCATGCGACGACCCGCCACCCTCAGCCTGGACACGCAATGCTGCCCGAGGACCCTGCACGCCAGCCTGCTGGAGCATCAGATCtccgagctggaggaggatgACAATGAGAACCTGCTGACCGTGTCCAGCATCACGGCGCGACCGTTGATTGCCAAATCGCATGAGCTTCGCAGCAGTCGGAAGTCGGGTTCGAGTTCCGGATCGGGCTTGAATACGGCCCGGAGCAGGTGCGTCCGCCGGGCCAAGGAGCGTGAGCGAGATCGCGTGACCGTCGCCAGGCGTAGCAAGCAAGTGGTCAAGGATCGGGACTCCTCAACGACCACAACGGAGAGCGGTGGTCCGAATGTGGAGCCACCGGACGGCGGTTACGGTTGGTTCATCGTCTTCGGGGCCTTCTCCGTGCAATTCTGGGTGGCCGGACTGGTCAAGTCGTACGGCGTGCTGTATGTGGAGATTATGGAGACATTTCCGAGCTCTACGGCCACCGTGGCCTCCTGGATTCCAGCTATCCTGTCGGCTCTCTGTTTGGTCCTGGCCCCGCTGTCGAGTGCTCTTTGCCAGCGATTCTCCTGCCGAACGGTGGTCTTCGTCGGCGGCATTTTCTGCGCCATGGGCATGATACTGAGCTACTTTGCTACCAGTCTGCTGCACCTCCTCCTAACATTTGGCGTTCTCACAGGTGCATAATGTATAATCACTTTAAATTAACCCTTATCACATtagtaattatatttatattcatgatgttaatatttaactatttcTTCACGCTCAGGTATTGGTGGTGGCCTCTCGACTACTCCGGGCATAGTGATAGTGTCCCAATACTTTGACAAGCACCGTGCATTGGCCAATGGAATCTGCGTTTCGGGCACTGCCGCCGGCAGCTTCATCCTACCCGTGCTGATAAAGCACCTCGCAGAGAACTGTGGCTTCCACGGCACCATTCTGATCCTGGGCGGCTGCATGCTTCATGTGTGCGTTTCGGCAACTCTTTACCGCCCAATCAGTGCTTACACGGATCAGGACTCGGGCCAGGGACAGGAGGAGACGGCAAAGCCCCTGAACGAAGACATCAATCCGAGCACCACGGGCATTCTGACCACATCCACCTACCTAGACACCTGCGATGTGGGTGCGGGCCACGAGCTGAGCGACAAGTTTATCGAGCATCTGTTCCTGGAGGAGTCCAAGAACCACCTGAACTACTATGCCAGCAAGCAGCCAGGTGGGAGTATTATTTCATCGaggaaaatttcaaataataagGCCCATTTGGTTACTTAGCCCAGGACAAGTCAGCGCAGGAGAGCGACGATGAGGTAAAGGATATTATTGGCGAGACCACTTTCATCAAGCCCATGAAGAAGGTGCGCAGTTCTGGATTGCTGCACTCCGTCGAAGATCTGAGCACGGACTCCACTTGGGTCTATCGCAAGCACTCCGGCACTGACTCCAATCGCGGAAGTCGTCGTCGGCGCAATGTCTTTGCCAACGACGAGGTGATCTCCAAGATCCAAGCCCACTTGGAGAAGCCTCTTTCGCCGCCGAGTGTGGTCAGTCGCGGACTCAGCAAGAGCATGGAGATACCCACTCCGGTTAGCAACCTCAGTGATCTCAAGCAGCAGCCGGTGGAGCAGGCGGAGCTCGGCATTCTAGACTCCCAGCTGGTGGAGTCCATTATCGATGGCGACTGCCACCTTGCCGCcgatgaggatgatgacgacgacgaagaGCAGGGACCACGCACTTGCTGCGAGCGCATCGAGATGTACCTGGACATCAGTCTGCTGCAGGACCCGAGCTTTATCCTGATGTGCCTATCCGTCACCTTGATGTCCGTCGGCTGTCCCTACATGTTGTACTATCTGCCCGCCCACGTTATTTCAATAGGTATACTATTTAAAATGTgcaaagtatattatttaggcgtacgattttaaatattatattttcaaaaaaatagtaatttttaatttattaataattttttctaTTATATGAGTATACATAATTACATCTTCAACTTTGTTCATCTTTAGGATACAATAAAAGTGAGGCGGGATACCTGGTGGCCATCAGCGCGGTCCTGGATTTGATTGGGCGCCTTGGACTCGGCTGGCTGTGCGACCTGCAGCTATTCGATCGCAAGAAGACCTACACCTTGTGGTAGGTACCAGCTATGGTTTATTTTTCGATCCAAACTAATGACATTTCCCTATATCGACAGCATTTTGGGCGCCGGATGTGCCGTGCTCACAATTCCCTTCGCCAAGACTCTGGTCTTAGTAGGTCTATCGGCCGCTGTCTATGGACTGTGCCTGGGTAGCTGGTATGTCCTTATGCCGGTCCTCCTTGCGGACGTCTTTGGCACGGACAGGATCAGTTCGAGCTACGGGCTGGTGAGGATGTTCCAGAGCATCGGGGCCATATCGGTGCCGCCGCTGGCAGGACTGATGCGAGATCTTTCCGGGGACTACGAGATATGCTTCTACTGCATGGGATCCTGCATGGTACTCGGGACCACTCCGCTGATCGTGTGGTCCATCCTGGAGGCCCGCAACCATCGCTTGTTTGTTCagcgcgaggaggaggagtgcgaGGAGGCCTAGAAATGATTCGGATTCGTTGGTTGCCCCATATGTTAATAGTGTTTTAGTAGCGATCAAATACTAGTTGAGTTCCTGAGTTTCAGAGTTCAAATGCCTCACCGATATTGCTGATTCTACCAGTTACTATTACTACTATCCGTACGTTCTCATCCGCATCTTCGTATCTTAACCAATCCATGCCCACCCGCACCCAATCGCTTGTTATCCTTCCGTTGAGCAACAGCAAAAGGATGTGTGAGATGTGAGATGATGATATTCaaacgaaaaaccaaacaacCTAAACAACCAACAACTGAGCACCAAATGTTGCGCAAAAAGAACTGAGTTTAAAAGACATGAACTACAAATACCCGTATATAACTTTATAATATGATAACTACGATCAATGCCCGACTAGATGGTTATATAGGCCGACTATAGTTGTAGGTTCGCACATCCATATCGGAACGGACTTAACGTTGTGCAGGAAAAATCAAGTGGCTTTAGACAGAAGGGAGGCTTGAATGGAAACCATCACATTACATTACCCTAGAATTAAAATAGTTGTTGTGAGACATTTACCCATAAAGACAATTaccaaataaacacaaaatcaaaagGTATAACGCGTTTTATGGAATTAAAGGGAATGATATCGCTTGTTGTggcttttgcatttgtttatgttaTATACAGTCgtatcattttttttattcgcaaTAAATTTTTCAACAATGGTTtgaagatatatttttaaagaataaatattttgatttcccCAAAGAAAAACATGTTGTTTTATTAGGCTGTGAATAGGCTGTTATAACGCTGTTGAAATAGTGAGAATAATATAGTCGAACGCTGTTGAAACAGTGAGAATAATATAGTAGAATCGATAGTATATCGAGTAATATCGATTTTGTTCCATCACCACTGCATTGACAGTCAATTTTTCGCGTCCCAAAAGCGACTGAAtgcaaatttcgaaaaaaattaagcaGACATCGTAAACTTCGCACCGCTCATCATAAATTTCACCACTGCTTGACAAGGATCAACTGCGAACATGGATCTCAGCGGTCCACAAGCTCTGAACAACATACTTCAGCCCGACGAGTTAAAACTCGTGCCGGAAGACATCCAGCAGAAATTGTCGGCGTACATTAACAATTTCTCAGATGAGTACTGCAAGAACCGTGCGGCCGCCAATCGGTTGggtatgtttttaaatttgtatatatactaTTGTGCGCCATATTTCACatataacttttatttgcatgcgGTATGCTTGTACCTACATATGGGGCTCCAACTGTTCGGCGTTTGCCGGCTCAGATTCCGCTTCTTGTAATAAGCAAGCGCTATTGTATAGTTTCTAGCGTGCTAAACACTCTTGcgccatttatatatttgtgtatagaaatttaaatataaaattccggTTTGTTGCTCTTAAAAATAATGTCTGCTTGCAGCAACATTATTttccttattaattttcacCTACCGCCGGTGTGGTAACACTTGCCGGACATTTTCCCACCAAAACAGTTAATCCAAGTTTGAAATCTCCAGGGAATTTCTGTGTTCCGTCTGCAGTCATATTCATTTTAACCCAAATACTTTGTGGTTACTTAAATCCAGTTAAGAtgatttttcatatttgtcCCTTTTCACAGCCGAAGCCGAGCAGAAAAAGGAAGAGCTGGAGAACAAAATGGAGGACTATCTAGTAAAATTTACCAGCTTTGAGTTAAATGTAAACGAGCTGCGCACTCATCTAGATCAGATGTCTTCGGAACGAGCTAACCTAATGGATACGATCACCAAAGGCGAGCAAACAATATCACAGTTGCGCAAGGAGAAGTCCTCGATAGTTGAGGAACGCGATTCACTGATGAAGGTAATCGAGCGCCAACAGGCGGAGCTGGAACGATTGAAGCAGGATCTGCACAcctaccagcagcagctaaGCAGCGCGATTGCCGCCAAGTGCGAAGCCATTGCTCGCGTGGACGAAATTCAAAGCAAGGAAGTGGCTCTGGAGCTCAAAGAGAACCGCATGGAAAGCGAACGCGATATGCTGCACAAGGAGATTTTGTTAATCAGCGGAGATCTCAACAAAACCAACGCCGAGTTGCAGAACATCCGACGGGAGCACACACTAAACACCATGCAGCTAGAGTCTCGCCTTAATGAAAAGACCGAATCCCTAAAGCTAATGCAGGAACAGTACGAACAGGCCGTCAAGACCATCGAGGAACTGACCCGCAAGGTTGAAACCCAAAACGACACCGCCTTCAAGCAGAACCAGGCAACGGAAGAGTATGTGGGGAAGCTTAAAAACGAACTTGATGCCAAGGAAAAGCTGTTTGAAATCTTTAAGAGCACCGAATCCGATCATCTGGTCCAGCGTGAGGAACTCCTGCAGGGCATCTCCGAACTTAAACGTTTGTTAGAGGAGGCCGAGGAGCAGTGCGCCCAGTTGGAAGAGCAAAAGGAAACCATGCAGCAAAAGCACAGCGCTGAGTTGGAGGAGCAAAATAAGAGGATTAAGGATATGGAACGGGAGCTAGCAAGTGCAAACGATTTGATAAAAGAGGTCCGGGAAAATAATTTAGAAAGCGCCATATGCCAGTTGGCCCCCAGTGCGGCTGTGGCTAGTCGCATTATGCGCTCCGATCTATCGTTTACCGAACTTTACTCCATGTACGCCAAAAACAGCGAAGAACTGGAGATACGAAATCGCGAAATTCAGCAGTTGAAGTTGCAGCTCAAGTCGATCATTGCTGAGGTCTCAGAGAGTGCCCCGCTTATGGAAAAACAGAAATCCGATTACCAAAAAATGAAGGAGACTAACAGTGAGCTCTTGCGCGAGCATGATgaattattagaaaataagTTATACCTTGAGCGGGAATTGGAAAGGGCTTTATCTACCCTTAATCAcaaccaaaatgaaaataagaaaCTAAAACAGACGCACACCGATCTCAGCCGACAGGTGTGCATGTTGCTGGACGAATTGAACTGCATAAGGGCTGGAGTGAAACATGTACGTAACCAACCAACTCGTCAGGCAACCACCAGCGAAAGTGTGATCAACGATAACTTGGTAACCTTTAGTTCTATTGAAGAGTTGGTGGAAAGAAATACATACCTCCTGAATATGTCCCGGGACCTCACACAACTGTTGGAGGCTAGCGAAAAGAACCAAGATAAGGTCATGTTGGAGCAGTCTAAGAATCACATAAAAAAGCTCGAAGTGCGTTTTGCCGAATTGGAGGATTTATTGACGCAAAAGAACAATACGGTTACTACATTGCTATCTAAGTGCGACCGCTACAAGAAGTTATATTTCGCGGCTCAGAAGAAGCTGGGTCAAAATACTGTGGATATGGACGACTCCAATCTGGAGCCTAACGACTCTGTACTTGATACTTCAGAGCAGCCGGCAGCCAATTCTGAGGAGAACAGGAAACTGGAAATGAGGGTGCGACATCTGGAGCAACAGTTGGAAGGGGAGGTCAAGAAGTACGCCTCACTGAAAGAGAACTACGACTATTACACTAGCGAAAAGCGTAAAAACGATGCACTGGCCCAAGAACAGTTCGATTCTATGCGTAATGAGGTGCGGGAGCTAACCAGCAGTAACTGCAAGCTGATGAACACCACTGAGTTCCAGAAAGAGCAAATCGAACTGCTTCACAAACATATAGCCACCTACAAGCAGCAGGTGTCTACATTGGAAGAGCGTACCAAGAACTATGAAAAGACCATTATTAAACACGAGCAAACCGTACATTTGCTCAAGGACGAAGTGATGACCGCACACCGCAAGCACGCAGCAGCCGATGCAGAGGCTCAAAGCCTTCGCCAAGAGAATCGCATTCTAAGGGACACATCTTCTCGACTGCAGATCGAAAAGGAGACTTATCACCGCGAGCAGCAGAGCCAATCACTGCTTCTAAACAGTTTGGAATTTATAAAGACCA
This window contains:
- the LOC6734046 gene encoding uncharacterized protein LOC6734046 → MSEQEFSYKRLLPTCRVIVSIMACVSCISGVAAGYLFMTSLSGVSEAVKIVWTTGSALYALSSLLLIIAVWKFIKWLAYPYMCMLLMAIAVYTMILQWLLKNLPAAVFSSVAISFIFLGVALNMTKNLEELRTSL
- the LOC6734048 gene encoding monocarboxylate transporter 12, which translates into the protein MSSLQRDWHLQGSRGSVYCASEPDPTGGVQYESGGRLLHTKTAEGSGGGAGVDGSGGGVGLECGSLFSVVSAPPAPLPDIVVPTELDGKHMESAAFRSGCCSPNASPMRRPATLSLDTQCCPRTLHASLLEHQISELEEDDNENLLTVSSITARPLIAKSHELRSSRKSGSSSGSGLNTARSRCVRRAKERERDRVTVARRSKQVVKDRDSSTTTTESGGPNVEPPDGGYGWFIVFGAFSVQFWVAGLVKSYGVLYVEIMETFPSSTATVASWIPAILSALCLVLAPLSSALCQRFSCRTVVFVGGIFCAMGMILSYFATSLLHLLLTFGVLTGIGGGLSTTPGIVIVSQYFDKHRALANGICVSGTAAGSFILPVLIKHLAENCGFHGTILILGGCMLHVCVSATLYRPISAYTDQDSGQGQEETAKPLNEDINPSTTGILTTSTYLDTCDVGAGHELSDKFIEHLFLEESKNHLNYYASKQPAQDKSAQESDDEVKDIIGETTFIKPMKKVRSSGLLHSVEDLSTDSTWVYRKHSGTDSNRGSRRRRNVFANDEVISKIQAHLEKPLSPPSVVSRGLSKSMEIPTPVSNLSDLKQQPVEQAELGILDSQLVESIIDGDCHLAADEDDDDDEEQGPRTCCERIEMYLDISLLQDPSFILMCLSVTLMSVGCPYMLYYLPAHVISIGYNKSEAGYLVAISAVLDLIGRLGLGWLCDLQLFDRKKTYTLCILGAGCAVLTIPFAKTLVLVGLSAAVYGLCLGSWYVLMPVLLADVFGTDRISSSYGLVRMFQSIGAISVPPLAGLMRDLSGDYEICFYCMGSCMVLGTTPLIVWSILEARNHRLFVQREEEECEEA